TCGTTGTTGGTTTTACTTCCTCTGGCAAATTTTGAGCATCTCCGACATTTTGATCTGTTTTACCCAGAAGCTTTTCAAATTTCTGGTAAAGTTCTTTTGTATTTACGGTCTCATCCTTCTGGTCAATTGGCTGTTGTATAGGATCTTCAGTGATTGTATCTATCTCTCCAGGTTTTTCGATTTTTACCGTTTCCTGGACTGGTGGCTTTTCTTCGGTTTTGTACACAATAGTGGATTTAATGCCATCATCTTGCACCTGTGTATCTGATCCGATCACGACGAAATTATCAGATGATACGTTCTGAGATGTATCACCACTCGAAAAAACGAGATCATCCTGATATTCGTATCCCAAGCTATTCGCATAATTGATATGCTGAATTCCTTTGTCCATGTCACCCTTCAGACCATAGGTAACACCAAGCCTATAATGAGCTTCTCCATAATTCGGCTTCAGCTCGATCGCTTTTTCAAACCATGTAATCGCTTTATCAAAATCGCGTTTCTTTGCATACATATTACCCATACCGAAACACGCATAGGCATTACTTGCATCCAGTTGAATAAGCTTGTTAAGAACCGCTTCCGCCTTCTCGAATTCTCTCATATCGGTATAGACACGTGCAAGATTATAATAACTATCAGTATAATTGGTTTGAACGCTGATAGCCATCTCATAATGTTTCACTGCTTCATGTAGTTTGCCAAGACTTTCGTACGCATTACCAAGATTATTATATACCTGTGGAAGTTCGGGATTGATATTCTTTGCTTCATTGAAATGCTGGATCGCTGCTTCATGAGCACCAAGTATGCTCAGGATGATCCCCATATTATTATGAGCTTCGGCATTATTCGGATTCTTCTCAAGTGATTTTTCATAAAAGGTAAGTGCTTCCTGGTAACGCTTTAACTGCTGGGCTTCGATCGCTTTCTTGAAATACTCATACGCTGATCCGGTTAGCGGTGCCTCATGAATGTCATCTTTTTTTACGAGCACTTCTTGCGCTTTTTGAGATTCTGTTTTTGTTTGAGGTTCATCTTGTTTGACGACAGGTTTCTGCTGGACAGGTTCATCTGAAAATATATCTCTGAAATTGTTCATGATATCATCTTCATTTGCCTGGAATTCAGCATTGATGTAATATACATTATCATCCCTGCTCTCTTCGATAATTTCGTTAAGTGTTATCAAAGGTTTCAGTGTCTCAACGTTCTGAGCAGAAAGGGTATCACTCCTGTCGATCGTATTCCAGAGTGTGGTGAATTTTGCATAAGAAAATAATTCTTTTATCAACTGCGCTTTCATATCCCCTATTGCCTTGACCTGCGCCTGCGTATCGGTCATGGTTCCAGGTGCATAGAATGAGTTTTGACG
The sequence above is a segment of the Candidatus Cloacimonadota bacterium genome. Coding sequences within it:
- a CDS encoding tetratricopeptide repeat protein — translated: MKKLVLLICVFCLISTVALAKTYLRQNSFYAPGTMTDTQAQVKAIGDMKAQLIKELFSYAKFTTLWNTIDRSDTLSAQNVETLKPLITLNEIIEESRDDNVYYINAEFQANEDDIMNNFRDIFSDEPVQQKPVVKQDEPQTKTESQKAQEVLVKKDDIHEAPLTGSAYEYFKKAIEAQQLKRYQEALTFYEKSLEKNPNNAEAHNNMGIILSILGAHEAAIQHFNEAKNINPELPQVYNNLGNAYESLGKLHEAVKHYEMAISVQTNYTDSYYNLARVYTDMREFEKAEAVLNKLIQLDASNAYACFGMGNMYAKKRDFDKAITWFEKAIELKPNYGEAHYRLGVTYGLKGDMDKGIQHINYANSLGYEYQDDLVFSSGDTSQNVSSDNFVVIGSDTQVQDDGIKSTIVYKTEEKPPVQETVKIEKPGEIDTITEDPIQQPIDQKDETVNTKELYQKFEKLLGKTDQNVGDAQNLPEEVKPTTIQSEEFTYNPSDDISNQFGFLLKDKFKDEPTMEFANKREAIAELFKEGYTSFMNGEYDKSAEAYTNVLDLDSKNAMAMYSLGTVYAFQKDNDKALDYLLRAIDINKTFPKAWDNAGFVYYQQGNYNKSIEYLLKAVSMDSTMVNALVVLGDAYQQVDNKEKKIEYYKKAARLGDMQAQAFLKKEGFDWD